The genomic segment TACCCACTCCTCAGCCGCAGCCTTCAAACAGCGCAGCGGGTCGCAGTGGGGGCCAGTCCATCCCCAGTCGTGAGGGCGATGACTTCGGCGGTCTGCGTGAATGGCAGCCGGGAGATTCCCCAAAGCACATTGACTGGCGCGCCGTCGCCCGGGGCCGCCCGCTGCTGGTGAAAACCTGGGCTCGAGGTGTGAATGAAACGGTGGCCATGGACTGGGATGCCCTGCCGCTGCCCGTGAGTGAGCGCGCCGGGCAGTTGGTGCGCTGGATCCAGATGTGCGAGCAGCAGGGCCACGCCTACTCGCTGAAGCTGCCTTCTCAGGTCATCCCCGCAGGCCAGGGGGAGACCCACGCACGCCGCTGCTTCGCCGCTCTGGCTGAGATCCACACCGGTGGCCTGTCTGCTGCTGAAACCACCCGTCCGGTAAAGGTGCCCGCTAGCCATGAGCACCGGGCAGGCGTGCCACGTGGCCCCCTGGCCCTGCTCAGCGCCGTCCTCTTTTTCACCGCGCTTCCCCTGCAGGATCTCGTGGCCCTGCCGGTGCTGTTGCTACTGTTTTTGAGCCTGTCTTATCGCAGTCTTCTCACCCAGCCCGTGAAGCATCGTTGGTTACCCCTGGCGGTCATCGTCATCGGCATCGCCGGTGTGTATTTCAGTCAGGGAGACTTGATGAGCATGGAGGCAGGCATCGCTGTGCTGGTGGTGCTGACCGGCGGTAAAATGCTGGAATCTCGCACGCCTCATGACTTCCAGGTCATCGCCATCATCGGCTGGTTTCTCTGCCTCTGTGGCCTCATGGCGGATCAAAGCATCACCCGCTCCCTGCTCATGTTCACTGCTTACATCCTCATCGCAGGCTGCATGGTGCGTTTTCGCCGTGGGGTGCCGGGTGTGTGGGGCCCGGCGCGGCTCACGGGGCGGATTTTACTCCAGGCCCTGCCTCTGGTGGTGCTGCTTTTCCTCACCTTTCCCCGCGTGAGTTTGGACTACCTCGTCCGTCTCGGCTCTGGCCGCACCGCCGTCACAGGCGTGCCTTCCTCTTTAGATCCCGGCAAGGTCCTGCAAGTGGCCCGCAGCACCGAGACCGCCTTCCGCGTGGAGTTCCCCGATGGCAATATGCCGCCTAACAATCAACGTTACTGGCGCTGTGTGGTCCTGTGGGATTGCCAGGGGCTGAGCTGGAGCCGTGGCCTCACGCTCAGCTATGCGCCCAGTGGCAATCGCGAGCGCCAGGGGCAGGACATCCGCCAGATCATCACGCTGGAGCCTCATGGCCAATACTGGCTGCCCGGCCTGGATTACCCCCTGCGCGGCTCCGGCGGAGGAAATAGTTACCAGCTCTCCTCCGAGCGCGTGCTGAACTCTCACGACACCGTGCGTAAGATGCGCCAGATCGAGGTGCACTCCCGCCCCCAGCTCACCTGGGAACCGCTGCCAGACTTTCAGCGAAATGCCGCCCTGCGTGTGCCCGTCCTTTCCGCCAGCCTGCGCGAGCTCGCCCAGGGCTGGCGGGCTGGTGCGGCCAATGATACCGAGGTGGTGCAGGCGGGGCTCAATTACCTGCGCACTCAGGGATTTGAATACACGCTGGAGCCCGGCTCCTATTTAGGCCCCACCGCTCTGGAGGACTTTTTCCTCCGTCGGCGCGTCGGGTTTTGTGAGCATTTCAGCGCCTCCTTTGCCACCCTCATGCGGGCCGCTGGCGTGCCCTCCCGGGTCGTCATGGGTTACCTGGGTGGGGAACTTTCCATGACGGGCACGCACATGATCGTGCGGCAATCGGATGCGCATTCCTGGGCTGAAGTGTGGCTGGATGGCGCGGGCTGGATGCGGGTGGACCCCACCGCTGCTCTCGCTCCTGGGCGTCTAGACCTGGGACTGCAGAGTTTCCTGGGTGGTGAAGAGGCCCTGGAGCGGCAGCGCAATAGTTTCCTTTGGCGGTCCATGGAGCAGGCCCGTCAGATGTGGGAGCAGGTGAACTACCAGTGGTACAAGATGGTCATCAACTTCGATGGCGAGTCCCAGTTCGGCTGGTTGAGCTGGCTGGGGGCCAGTGGTTTAAAAAAGTCTTACCTCCTCATCATCAGTGCCTTTTTAGTCGTGCTGATGGCGGGGCTCATGGGCCTGTGGCTGCGCCGTCCCGCGCGGCAGACGGACCCCTGGCAGCAAACTTGGCGGCGTTTTTGCCGTCATCTTGAAGGCCTAGGCCTACCCGCAAGAAGGGAAAATGAAGGTCCCCTGGCCTATGCCCAGCGCCTTAGCAGCAGCAAGCCAGAGGTAGTGGCCCTGGCTCAGCAGTATGCCAGTGCACGCTACGGGGCGCAGGATAGCTCACCTAAGTCTTTTGAGAAAGCGTGGCGCGCTTTGCGCTAGGGAGAGTCGAACGATCTCGGCGGCACCCGGAATCAGATGTTTCCAGGTACCGCCGAGAGTTGCGACTGGTGCCCACCAACCCCCCCCGGAGCGGTGGATCTCCCAGAATTGTTTTCCGGATGCGGGCTCTGCATCGGATGCTCGGCATGGACTTTCAGCATAGCAGTCATCGCGCCAGCTAGGGCGAGAACGATGAATGAAAATGCTAAGTAGCGGCGCATGGCGAGGTGGAAAGTGTAGAACGATTCGAAAACCGTGTGTGGATCAAGTGGGGGATATTGATGTATATTCGTGATATTCACGAACGACTGCACTTTATCGAAACAAACCCCCGAAAGTCACCTTACCGTTTGGTAATGATGAATCAAAAATAGGCCGAATTTTTCTGAAAGATTCTCTGAATCGTAGATGCTTACGCCCATTCGTCGCAAGCAGACACTTTCACCTCAGCTTCCCGTTTCTTTAGTACCCTCTAAACTTTTTTCATGAATCTCCTGC from the Prosthecobacter dejongeii genome contains:
- a CDS encoding transglutaminaseTgpA domain-containing protein, producing MSQAGTRQDELPDLGWLGRVLAWLPFGPRSTVVTRPGTRISFSLHTLAWLGLCAVMGYAGAVQANGAAYLLAFSTLALGVLSYVYARANLRGLEVRVGASPLYQAGQGEVLPVELRAASGMTPCGLEILVIGALKSTFVEQIPSGQSVRLQLRLPAGAGPVKLLLRSAYPLGLLRAQRVVNVELTRRALPQASGNLPLPTPQPQPSNSAAGRSGGQSIPSREGDDFGGLREWQPGDSPKHIDWRAVARGRPLLVKTWARGVNETVAMDWDALPLPVSERAGQLVRWIQMCEQQGHAYSLKLPSQVIPAGQGETHARRCFAALAEIHTGGLSAAETTRPVKVPASHEHRAGVPRGPLALLSAVLFFTALPLQDLVALPVLLLLFLSLSYRSLLTQPVKHRWLPLAVIVIGIAGVYFSQGDLMSMEAGIAVLVVLTGGKMLESRTPHDFQVIAIIGWFLCLCGLMADQSITRSLLMFTAYILIAGCMVRFRRGVPGVWGPARLTGRILLQALPLVVLLFLTFPRVSLDYLVRLGSGRTAVTGVPSSLDPGKVLQVARSTETAFRVEFPDGNMPPNNQRYWRCVVLWDCQGLSWSRGLTLSYAPSGNRERQGQDIRQIITLEPHGQYWLPGLDYPLRGSGGGNSYQLSSERVLNSHDTVRKMRQIEVHSRPQLTWEPLPDFQRNAALRVPVLSASLRELAQGWRAGAANDTEVVQAGLNYLRTQGFEYTLEPGSYLGPTALEDFFLRRRVGFCEHFSASFATLMRAAGVPSRVVMGYLGGELSMTGTHMIVRQSDAHSWAEVWLDGAGWMRVDPTAALAPGRLDLGLQSFLGGEEALERQRNSFLWRSMEQARQMWEQVNYQWYKMVINFDGESQFGWLSWLGASGLKKSYLLIISAFLVVLMAGLMGLWLRRPARQTDPWQQTWRRFCRHLEGLGLPARRENEGPLAYAQRLSSSKPEVVALAQQYASARYGAQDSSPKSFEKAWRALR